A single region of the Archangium lipolyticum genome encodes:
- a CDS encoding beta-propeller domain-containing protein, with protein MHGKNRGWLGLALLGLVGCGDKGDIPGNQPVQMKARLESFQSCEALESYIEDAAVLDMRTTLEQSKPSYWKTRGGWFGGAEDSAGAPAPSTGAPGGAPSAPNNHTGTNNQVAGVDEADFVKNDGTRIFVLSGQKLYAHRSWPAESLHAASALTLEGWPREMFLRGDKVVVFSEVYEPRPDMNGGKSSGSSCAPMGPCGGYGATHTKVTTVDVSNLDAPQVTGQLYLPGGYHNARMAGSSVRLVMRDQFRWPTGIRWWPDYSQELWEDQDRLEKEIDKLKGQNEQLIRERALSDWLPEGRFKRPDGSVETVGYDCGDFHKTNAPTRLGIVTVASIDLDAEAARAPGRTSLVAEPGEVYATESALYMATPHWWWWPEAGQKDHTYVHKLDLSQPHSTRYAASGTVEGHLLDQFSMDEHEGVLRVATTISSRVSELGNSWGRLETTNRVATYAEEGGQLRLLGKSEELAKGERIFSARFLGDKGYVVTFRQVDPLFTFDLSDPAHPRKVGELKVPGFSTYIHPLGTTHLLTVGMNVPENGDWSTRAVKLSLFDVTDPAHPREAFTQLVGTASGWSESLYNHKAFNYFPAKGLLAIPFTDWVRPSYGGDYWGGFVSDLRVFRVNPSTGFTPVGAISMKDVYQTNSSHLWSWTYSPAVRRSVMADDYVYAISDAGVRVSHVSNLATPLATVRFAPGSSTSP; from the coding sequence CCTATTGGAAGACGCGGGGCGGTTGGTTCGGTGGCGCGGAGGACTCCGCGGGCGCTCCGGCTCCCAGCACGGGCGCTCCGGGTGGTGCCCCATCCGCTCCGAACAACCACACCGGCACCAACAACCAGGTGGCCGGGGTGGACGAGGCGGACTTCGTGAAGAACGACGGCACGCGCATCTTCGTCCTCTCGGGGCAGAAGCTGTACGCGCACCGCTCCTGGCCGGCCGAGTCCCTGCACGCGGCGTCCGCGCTGACGCTCGAGGGCTGGCCGCGGGAGATGTTCCTGCGCGGAGACAAGGTGGTCGTCTTCTCCGAGGTGTACGAGCCGCGTCCGGACATGAATGGAGGCAAGAGCAGTGGCTCCTCGTGCGCGCCCATGGGCCCCTGCGGTGGCTACGGGGCCACGCACACCAAGGTGACGACGGTGGACGTGTCCAACCTGGACGCGCCCCAGGTGACGGGGCAGCTGTACCTGCCGGGCGGCTACCACAACGCGCGGATGGCGGGCAGTTCGGTGCGGCTGGTGATGCGCGACCAGTTCCGCTGGCCCACCGGAATCCGCTGGTGGCCCGACTACTCCCAGGAGCTCTGGGAGGACCAGGACCGGCTGGAGAAGGAGATCGACAAGCTGAAGGGACAGAACGAGCAGCTCATCCGCGAGCGCGCGTTGTCCGACTGGCTGCCCGAGGGCCGCTTCAAGCGGCCGGACGGCTCGGTGGAGACGGTGGGCTACGACTGCGGTGACTTCCACAAGACGAACGCGCCCACCCGGCTGGGCATCGTCACCGTGGCGTCGATCGACCTGGACGCGGAGGCCGCGCGTGCCCCGGGCCGTACCTCGCTGGTGGCCGAGCCGGGCGAGGTGTACGCCACCGAGAGCGCGCTCTACATGGCCACGCCGCACTGGTGGTGGTGGCCGGAGGCGGGACAGAAGGACCACACCTACGTGCACAAGCTCGACCTGAGCCAGCCTCACAGCACGCGGTACGCGGCCAGCGGCACCGTGGAGGGACACCTGCTGGACCAGTTCAGCATGGACGAGCACGAGGGTGTGCTGCGCGTGGCCACCACCATCTCCTCGCGGGTGTCGGAGCTCGGCAACTCCTGGGGCCGTCTCGAGACGACCAACCGCGTCGCCACCTATGCGGAAGAGGGCGGCCAGCTGAGGCTCCTGGGCAAGAGCGAGGAGCTGGCCAAGGGCGAGCGCATCTTCAGCGCGCGCTTCCTGGGCGACAAGGGCTACGTGGTGACGTTCCGGCAGGTGGATCCGCTCTTCACCTTCGACCTGTCCGACCCGGCGCACCCGCGCAAGGTGGGCGAGCTGAAGGTGCCGGGCTTCTCCACGTACATCCATCCACTGGGCACCACGCACCTGCTGACGGTGGGAATGAACGTGCCGGAGAACGGCGACTGGAGTACGCGCGCCGTCAAGCTGTCCCTCTTCGACGTGACGGACCCGGCACACCCGCGCGAGGCCTTCACGCAACTGGTGGGCACGGCCTCCGGCTGGAGCGAGTCGCTCTACAACCACAAGGCCTTCAACTACTTCCCGGCCAAGGGGCTGCTGGCCATCCCCTTCACGGATTGGGTGCGGCCGTCCTACGGCGGTGACTACTGGGGCGGCTTCGTGAGCGACCTGCGCGTCTTCCGCGTGAACCCCTCCACCGGCTTCACCCCGGTGGGGGCGATCTCCATGAAGGACGTGTATCAGACGAACAGCTCCCACCTGTGGAGCTGGACGTACTCGCCCGCCGTGCGCCGCAGTGTGATGGCGGACGACTATGTGTACGCCATCTCCGACGCGGGCGTGCGCGTGTCCCACGTGAGCAACCTCGCCACGCCGCTGGCCACCGTGCGCTTCGCGCCTGGCTCCTCCACCTCTCCATGA
- a CDS encoding AAA family ATPase, with amino-acid sequence MSLSFQAAASSVREALTDAGQGLVEREAMVELVALCAVAGEHLLVIGPPGTAKSEAVRRTARALGGGCFEYLLGRFTEPSEIFGPVDLRKLREGVVETETAGMLPEAEVAFLDEVFLGSTAILNTLLGLLNERVFRRGHTRMHCPLRVCVGASNALPEDEALAAFADRFLARTFVESVPDTRLEDLLAGGASLARFAEARTASWEAVDVLARAAREADLGPVRPHLAHALRTLRAAGIGLSDRRMVKAQRLVSAAAALAGRTTPSVADLWTLIYVVPSKEGQALARDVLRELLAHSENSALAAAALEASAGPLARAQRIAQSGRSVLAGRPPDADSEALASWRLKLEGVAREMDAGFAPESLPEDLQTVREELRAALAQVAPAAAA; translated from the coding sequence ATGTCTCTCTCTTTCCAAGCGGCTGCTTCCTCCGTACGCGAGGCCCTCACCGATGCCGGACAGGGCCTGGTGGAGCGCGAGGCCATGGTGGAGTTGGTGGCCCTGTGCGCCGTGGCCGGCGAGCACCTGCTCGTCATCGGTCCTCCCGGCACCGCCAAGAGCGAGGCCGTTCGACGCACCGCGCGAGCGCTCGGCGGTGGTTGTTTCGAGTACCTGCTGGGTCGCTTCACCGAGCCCTCCGAAATCTTCGGACCCGTGGACCTGCGCAAGCTGCGCGAGGGCGTGGTGGAGACGGAGACGGCCGGCATGCTGCCCGAGGCCGAGGTGGCCTTCCTCGACGAGGTGTTCCTCGGCTCCACCGCCATCCTCAACACGCTGCTGGGGCTGCTCAACGAGCGCGTCTTCCGCCGCGGCCACACCCGCATGCACTGCCCCCTGCGCGTGTGCGTGGGCGCCTCCAACGCCCTGCCCGAGGACGAGGCGCTCGCCGCCTTCGCCGACCGCTTCCTCGCGCGCACCTTCGTGGAGTCCGTGCCCGACACGCGGTTGGAGGACCTGCTGGCCGGAGGCGCCTCGCTGGCCCGGTTCGCGGAGGCACGCACCGCGTCATGGGAGGCCGTGGACGTGCTGGCCCGCGCGGCACGCGAGGCGGACCTCGGGCCGGTGCGCCCCCACCTGGCCCACGCGCTGCGCACCCTGCGCGCCGCCGGCATCGGCTTGAGCGACCGCCGCATGGTGAAGGCCCAGCGGCTGGTGTCCGCCGCCGCCGCGCTCGCCGGGCGCACCACCCCCAGCGTGGCCGACCTGTGGACCCTCATCTACGTGGTGCCCTCCAAGGAGGGACAGGCCCTCGCCCGTGACGTGCTGCGCGAGCTGCTGGCCCACTCGGAGAACTCCGCCCTCGCCGCCGCCGCCCTCGAGGCCAGCGCCGGGCCCCTCGCGCGCGCGCAGCGCATCGCCCAGTCCGGACGGAGTGTGCTCGCCGGGCGGCCTCCGGACGCGGACTCCGAGGCCCTCGCCTCCTGGCGGCTGAAGCTGGAGGGCGTGGCGCGCGAGATGGACGCGGGCTTCGCTCCCGAGTCCCTGCCCGAGGACCTCCAGACCGTGCGCGAGGAGCTCCGCGCCGCGCTGGCACAGGTGGCCCCGGCCGCGGCGGCCTAG
- a CDS encoding MATE family efflux transporter yields the protein MSAALPTRRQELKELWKLALPIAIAQAGQSLMSFVDTAVVSRAGTQALAAVGLSTAIFFAVSSFAMGLMMGVDPLVSQSFGAGNAPRARALYWQGSYLAIIVGSILAVPLAVVPRMLPLFGVDFAELPEVGDYLAWRAPSLPLMLLFMTSRSYLQAAALTRPLVMATVVANLFNLGADILLVFGGEVLPAWCGPLRLIPALGVKGSAIATLLCCILQWGLVAWAVGKVPVPGGMPSVRPVRADILQGLRVGLPIGLHIAAEVGVFSLAGVLARWLGPESMSAHQIAISYGSLSFTVALGIGNAGGVRVGWAVGARNTPQARLSGLMAFASGAVFMSVSGLMFALFPRPLAHLMGTPPEVMSLVVPMLMVCAVFQISDGVQGVGAGVLRGAGETRFTFVANMVGHYVVGLPVALLLGFGMKLGVVGIWWGLCAGLTCVALALFWRFNRQSAGTLRPLEA from the coding sequence ATGTCCGCCGCACTCCCTACTCGTCGCCAGGAGCTCAAGGAACTCTGGAAGCTCGCCCTGCCCATCGCCATCGCCCAGGCGGGCCAGTCTCTCATGAGCTTCGTGGACACGGCGGTGGTGAGCCGGGCGGGCACGCAGGCGCTCGCGGCGGTGGGCCTGTCCACCGCGATCTTCTTCGCCGTCAGCAGCTTCGCCATGGGGCTGATGATGGGGGTGGATCCGCTGGTGTCGCAGTCCTTCGGTGCCGGTAACGCGCCCCGTGCCCGGGCGCTCTACTGGCAGGGCAGCTACCTGGCCATCATCGTGGGCTCCATCCTGGCGGTGCCGCTGGCGGTGGTGCCTCGGATGCTGCCGCTGTTCGGCGTGGACTTCGCGGAGCTGCCCGAGGTGGGGGACTACCTCGCCTGGCGGGCTCCCAGTCTGCCGCTGATGCTGCTCTTCATGACCTCGCGCTCCTATCTCCAGGCGGCGGCGCTCACCCGCCCGCTGGTGATGGCCACCGTGGTCGCCAACCTCTTCAATCTGGGCGCGGACATCCTGCTCGTCTTCGGCGGCGAGGTGCTGCCGGCCTGGTGCGGGCCGCTGCGCCTGATTCCGGCCCTGGGGGTGAAGGGCTCGGCCATCGCCACGTTGCTGTGCTGCATCCTGCAGTGGGGCCTCGTCGCGTGGGCGGTGGGCAAGGTGCCGGTGCCCGGGGGCATGCCCTCGGTGCGGCCGGTGCGAGCCGACATCCTCCAGGGGCTGCGGGTGGGTCTGCCCATCGGCCTGCACATCGCGGCGGAAGTGGGCGTCTTCTCGCTGGCGGGTGTGCTGGCGCGGTGGCTGGGCCCGGAGAGCATGAGCGCGCATCAGATCGCCATCTCCTACGGCAGCCTCTCCTTCACGGTGGCCCTGGGCATCGGCAACGCGGGAGGCGTGAGGGTGGGCTGGGCCGTGGGGGCACGCAACACGCCCCAGGCGCGGCTGAGCGGGTTGATGGCCTTCGCCTCGGGAGCGGTCTTCATGTCGGTGAGCGGATTGATGTTCGCGCTCTTCCCCCGGCCGCTGGCGCACCTCATGGGCACGCCGCCCGAGGTGATGTCCCTGGTGGTGCCGATGCTGATGGTGTGCGCCGTGTTCCAGATCTCCGACGGCGTGCAGGGCGTGGGCGCGGGCGTGCTGCGCGGGGCGGGGGAGACGCGCTTCACGTTCGTCGCCAACATGGTGGGGCACTACGTGGTGGGCCTGCCGGTGGCGCTGCTGCTGGGCTTCGGGATGAAGCTCGGCGTGGTGGGCATCTGGTGGGGCCTGTGCGCGGGACTCACCTGCGTGGCGCTCGCGCTCTTCTGGCGCTTCAACCGCCAGAGCGCCGGAACGCTCCGGCCGCTGGAGGCGTGA
- a CDS encoding bpX5 domain-containing protein, giving the protein MEPRIQQPVEWSPRALPLQALAVAGVGPVALALARRVLAVEDTALARWSGVAGPGVLVLLGDTESLPWVDGAVYLGRDAAAPSLLLPCTLAPDVSPALLDRALVARARAGTPLAVLPRSGQLVPVGAARPVSRETLGAWLAKQEATP; this is encoded by the coding sequence ATGGAGCCTCGGATTCAACAACCGGTGGAGTGGAGCCCTCGGGCCCTGCCGCTGCAAGCGCTCGCGGTTGCGGGCGTGGGGCCGGTGGCGCTCGCGCTCGCGCGGCGGGTGCTGGCGGTGGAGGACACGGCGCTCGCCCGGTGGAGCGGCGTGGCCGGGCCCGGCGTGCTCGTGCTGCTGGGCGACACGGAGTCCCTCCCGTGGGTGGATGGTGCCGTCTACCTCGGGCGCGACGCGGCGGCGCCCTCGCTGCTGCTGCCGTGCACGCTCGCCCCGGACGTGTCCCCCGCGCTGCTCGACCGCGCGCTCGTCGCCCGCGCCCGGGCGGGCACTCCGCTCGCCGTGCTTCCCCGCTCGGGACAGCTCGTGCCCGTGGGCGCCGCGCGTCCCGTGTCCCGTGAGACCCTCGGCGCGTGGTTGGCGAAGCAGGAGGCCACTCCGTGA
- a CDS encoding esterase family protein, which translates to MNREYHRWYSERLGRDMELLLFGHSGEPVLLLPTSKGRFYQAEDFGLIGAIADRIKSGRYVVVCADSVDEESWFNTSIHPHDRVARHAAYEQYLLHEVVPLLMSRSTAGRLTLGGCSFGGFHTYNIGLRNPNVFRRLVSMGGKFETEDFLDGHHDESVYFHSSMQWLPGVGDSAQLAALRRVEMVLAVGEHDFCRPSNENMSKLLWSKDIPNHLAIWNGGTHDWPVWRQMIQHYLPW; encoded by the coding sequence ATGAATCGCGAATACCATCGCTGGTACAGCGAGCGACTGGGCCGGGACATGGAGTTGCTGCTGTTCGGACACTCCGGGGAGCCGGTGCTGCTGCTACCCACGAGCAAGGGGCGCTTCTACCAGGCGGAGGACTTCGGCCTCATCGGGGCGATCGCGGACCGCATCAAGTCAGGGCGGTACGTGGTGGTGTGCGCGGACTCGGTGGACGAGGAGAGCTGGTTCAACACGTCCATCCATCCGCATGACCGGGTGGCGAGACACGCGGCGTACGAGCAGTACCTGTTGCACGAGGTGGTGCCGCTGCTGATGTCGCGCAGCACGGCAGGCCGGCTGACGCTGGGAGGGTGCAGCTTCGGAGGCTTCCACACGTACAACATCGGGTTGAGGAACCCGAACGTGTTCCGGCGGCTGGTGTCGATGGGGGGCAAGTTCGAGACGGAGGACTTCCTCGACGGCCACCACGACGAGAGCGTGTACTTCCATTCGAGCATGCAGTGGCTGCCGGGGGTGGGAGACTCGGCGCAGCTGGCGGCGCTGCGGCGGGTGGAGATGGTGCTGGCGGTGGGCGAGCACGACTTCTGCCGGCCGTCGAACGAGAACATGTCGAAGCTGCTGTGGTCGAAGGACATTCCCAACCACCTGGCCATCTGGAACGGAGGAACGCACGACTGGCCGGTGTGGCGGCAGATGATCCAGCACTACCTGCCGTGGTGA